GAAGAGGGCAGTCGAAAGGTTCACCCCGCTGTACCAGCGGTACGGCTGGACGATCCTCCCCGAGATCGTCCAAGGCACCCGTCACGGTCGGGTGTTGTTGGCCAGCCACTACCCCTACCGCGGTGACTCGCAGGAACAGGAGCGCCACTTCAGCAAGCGACCGATCGACCGCGGCATGCCGCTGATTCACGGCCACACCCACGCTCGCGACCACGGGCCGGATGGCACCCAATTCCACGTCGGCGTTGACGCATTCGACTATGCCCCGATCCCGTTCACCCTCATCGACGCGTGGCTCGCACGGGTCGCGTCGAACAGGAACGTCGGCGGGTCGTAAGAGGAGGGACATCTGCAGTCAGTCGTCGTCGAAATCGACGTCGGCTCCGCGCAGTGCAGCGACGGCTTGCGCAGCCAACCGGGCGCCTGCATATCCGATCACGGCCGCCAGAACAAGAGCGATGACCGGATCAAGCCAGTAGAGCCCAGTGGTGAGCCAGATCACCAGTCCCGCCACGAGCACCCCGGCGGCAGCAGCGGCATCGGCGAGAGTGTCCAGGAGCACCGACTTCATGTGGATGTCCTCGCGGCGCGCGGATAGCCCAAGCACCAGAGCTCCGGCGATCATGACCGCGAGCGTGATCGAGCTCACCACTGCCATCGAGAACCCCAGTACAGCGGGGGATCCTTCGGATAGTCGGGTGATTGCTTCGATCGCGACGCTGACGGTAACGGCGATCAGAATCGCGGCGTTGATGAGAGCGACGATCGCGATCGGCCGATTGGCCTGCGGGCGATCCGGGTCGCGATCGCGAAGCGCAACAGCGACCAGCCCCAGTATCAACGCGATCGAGTCGGCCAAAGTGTCGCCTGCGGCCGCCAGCACCCCCAGCGAGTTCGCGGCGAGCCCGACGATCACGAGACCGCCGATGAGCGCAAGATTCAGCGCCAGAACGATCGACAATCTCCGCCTCTGGCTGAATCGCGCTGGGCCAGCAGGTGAATTCACGCGTCGGCCCCTTGTCTCAACGTCTCCACAATCGCAAGGATTGTGTGCATCGACTCGACCTTCAGATCTAGGGTTCAGTCTTGCTCGTTATCTTGTCGCACGCCGCTCCGCTTAGTTCGGGCGAGCTCCGCAATTGACCTGGCCCATGCTGGCCGGCTGGCTGGCCCGCGTTCATAGTGCGCGAAATGTCGAATTGACCTGGGATTCCGACATCATGCGCACTATGAACATTTCTGCTGGCACGAGGGTTGCCGACGCAGCCGGTCCGCGGCCGTGCGCCGGGTCACTGCGAGCCGACGACGAACTGGCCGACCACCGTCGTGCCATCGCTCACGACGGACTGCCTCATGCCCTGTATTGTCCGGGAACCCCCGAAAAGATTCATGGAGCGGCGGATCGGGATCTATGCGCGCCGCGTGCGCTCCTGGTCGACCTGGTAGTGAATGTGCGTGTATCTCGTCGAGTGCGTTACGTCGAGCTGCGTGAACGCCCCGGCCTCGGGGCCGTCGAAAATTGTCTCACCCTGGCCGAGAGTCATCGGAATGATGTCGAGATAGATGTCATCGATCACTCCGGCGGCAAACGCCTGCCGCACGGTCGATGCACCACCGGCGATCCGAATGTCTTGATCGCCGGCGACTTCTCTGGCGCGATCGAGGGCGACGGCGAAGCCATCCGTCACGAAGTGGAAGGTCGTGTCACCGGCCATCTCGATCGGGTCGCGGTCGAACTGCGTCAGCACGAATACGGGCGCGTGATATGGCGGATCGTCGCCCCACCAGCCGCGCCAATCACCGGACCACGGGCCGCGAATCGGACCGTACATGTTGCGCCCCATGATGAATGCGCCCATCGGGCCGAGCAACTCGCTCAGCGCGGCAACGTCGGCGTCATCCTTGCTCGATTGCCACCGCAATAATTGCATTCCTCCGACCCCGACCGGGTCGTCCAGTGACTGGTTCGGACCGCCGATGAAGCCGTCGAGCGACATCGACACATGGCACGTGACGCGACTCATGCCTTATTTGACCACCGCCCAATTGCAGTGTCAACGGTGTTGTCGGGCGAACTGCCACCACGCCGTGGCCGCCAGCCGCAGCATCCGCACGCTGCGGCATCCGAACACCGCAGCATCCGCACGCCGCGGCATCCGCACGCCGCGGCATCCACCACCCGCAGCATCCGCGACACCGCCCGTAGGATGGGCGCACGACTGCGTGTTCCCGCTGGTTGGGGGCACGGCATCCCGAGAGGCAGGTGCAGACGGTGATCGCCGATGAGGCAGGACCGGTGAGCGAGGTCGACGCGTCCGGACCGCACGCGCTTCGCCGGGTCAGGCCTGCAGATGCAGAATGGCCGACCGCGAGCGAATGGGCGGCGCTCGGTAAGTCGCTCGCCGGGCAACTGCTGCCGGTCACCTCGCCGCTCGAATCCTGTGTCGGTGCGGATGCAGCAGCCACGGATCCCGTCTTCCGCGCGCTGAAGAATCCCTACTACATCGGCGACACTCCGGGCCTGACCCAGACCACCGGATGGCTTGACGCCTGGACAACCCAACCGAGCGCATTCGCGGTGGCCGCCGAAACGCCCGGCGACGTGGCCGCCGCCGTGAACTTCGCCAGCGAGCACGCCTTGCGCCTCGTCATCCGCGGTGGTGGGCACAGCTACCAGGGCACGTCCTGCGCTCCGGATTCGCTGCTGATCTGGACGCGACGGATGAACGCGCTGACCACGCACGACGCGTTCGTCGGGGCCGGATGCGATGGGGCGGCCGATTCAGTTCCTGCGGTCAGTCTCGGGGCCGGATGCCTGTGGGGGCCCACCTACGACACCGTCACCAGACAGCATGGCCGCTATGTCCAAGGAGGCGGGTGCCTCACCGTCGGGGTTGCCGGGCTGATCCAGAGCGGCGGATTCGGCAGCTTCTCGAAGCGCTACGGCACGGCAGCGGGCAGCCTGCTCGAGGCTGAGGTGGTGACAGCCGACGGCGCGATTCACGTCGTCAACGCCTGTCAAGACCCGGAGCTGTTCTGGGGTCTGAAGGGTGGCGGCGGTGGAAGCCTGGGCGTGGTCACGCGCGTCACGCTGCAGACCCACGGCCTGCCTGAGCACTTCGGGCATGTCTCTGCCTCGATCGCAGCCGACAGCGACCAGACATTTCGCGCACTGATCGCGCGGGTCGTGGACTTCTACGCGGACAACCTGTTCAACGAACACTGGGGTGAGCAGCTTCACGTCGTTCCCGACCGTTCCGTCGTTGTGTCGATGGCTCAGGCCGGACTCGACGACGCGACAGTGCACGGCATTTGGGATCCGTTCTTCGCCGAGGTGCGACTCAACGGCGAGGCGATCGACGCGGCAATGGCCGAGGTCTATCGCCTGGTGCCGAAACAAGACGCGGGTGCGTACGTGTCGGAGAGCAACTACTTCGACACGGACTGGCGGCACTCGTACTGGGGATCGAACTATGCGCGCCTCCAAGCGGTGAAGAAGACCTATGATCCGCAAGGATTGTTCTTCGTGCACAACGGGGTGGGCAGCGAGCAGTGGAGTGCAGACGGATTCACGAGGCTCTAATTGGTCGTCGAACAAACACAGAGGCGTCGAGGAGGGCGTCTAGGCTCTACGCTGGCCTTCAAGGAGGCGCGATCATGCAGATTCCAAAGCCCAGCGACCAGGTGAAGGCACTTTTCCAATCGGTGATTCCGGATGCCCCGGGCGTCGCCGTCAAGCCGATGTTCGGCAACCTGGGCGCGTTTGTGAACGGCAATATGTTCGCCGGATTGTTCGGTGACTCGATCGGCGTTCGCGTGCTGCACGATGGACTTCGGGCAGAGCTGTCGGCCATCGACGGCGTGGGACCGTTCGGGCCGGTCGAGCGCCCGATGGGCGGCTATCTCGCGCTGCCGACGGCATGGTCACAGCGGCCGGAGCTGCTTGCTCAGTGGATCGAGCGCGCACTGGTCGACGTCGCGGAGTTGCCCGAGAAGAAGCCGAAGTCGCGTCGCACGTAAGCTGCGCGCGAACGACAACGGATGTCGGAACGGACGAGCCGATCTCAACGAACGGGCACCGAGGCCCGACACCGCAACCCGCCTCCGCAAATCATTGACCAGGGTAGACACATCTGTCATCCTCAATAGCACGTCAGCGCCGATGCTCCGAGTCGCGATGCGACCCGCCCCACCGGTCAGAGGAGGGCTGAACAGATGTCGCGCACGGATGCCATGAACACTTCGCACTCGGAAGACGACCACGGGGCGGAACACGACGCGGAGCAGGCCGGCTACAAGAAGACCCTCAATCGCCGTCAAGTACAGATGATCGCGATCGGCGGCGCGATCGGAACGGGGCTCTTTCTCGGCTCTGCGTCACGGCTGCACAATACTGGTCCGGCGCTTGTGGTCAGCTACGCGTTCGTGGGCGTGATCGCCTACTTCTTGATGCGGGCGCTCGGCGAACTTGTGCTGTATCGCACCACTTCCGGCGCGTTCGTGTCGTGGATGCGCGAGTTCTTCGGCGAGAAAGCGGCGTACTACACCGGCTGGATGTACTGGACCAACTGGGCGCTCACAGGCATCGCGGAACTCTCCGCAGTCGGCCTGTACATCCAGTACTGGTGGCCGCAGGTTCCGGCGTGGCTGACTGTGCTCATCGCGCTTGCGGTGGTGCTCATCGTCAACC
The Rathayibacter sp. SW19 DNA segment above includes these coding regions:
- a CDS encoding dihydrofolate reductase family protein; translation: MSRVTCHVSMSLDGFIGGPNQSLDDPVGVGGMQLLRWQSSKDDADVAALSELLGPMGAFIMGRNMYGPIRGPWSGDWRGWWGDDPPYHAPVFVLTQFDRDPIEMAGDTTFHFVTDGFAVALDRAREVAGDQDIRIAGGASTVRQAFAAGVIDDIYLDIIPMTLGQGETIFDGPEAGAFTQLDVTHSTRYTHIHYQVDQERTRRA
- a CDS encoding TfoX/Sxy family protein, which produces MQIPKPSDQVKALFQSVIPDAPGVAVKPMFGNLGAFVNGNMFAGLFGDSIGVRVLHDGLRAELSAIDGVGPFGPVERPMGGYLALPTAWSQRPELLAQWIERALVDVAELPEKKPKSRRT
- a CDS encoding cation diffusion facilitator family transporter — translated: MSIVLALNLALIGGLVIVGLAANSLGVLAAAGDTLADSIALILGLVAVALRDRDPDRPQANRPIAIVALINAAILIAVTVSVAIEAITRLSEGSPAVLGFSMAVVSSITLAVMIAGALVLGLSARREDIHMKSVLLDTLADAAAAAGVLVAGLVIWLTTGLYWLDPVIALVLAAVIGYAGARLAAQAVAALRGADVDFDDD
- a CDS encoding FAD-dependent oxidoreductase, whose protein sequence is MIADEAGPVSEVDASGPHALRRVRPADAEWPTASEWAALGKSLAGQLLPVTSPLESCVGADAAATDPVFRALKNPYYIGDTPGLTQTTGWLDAWTTQPSAFAVAAETPGDVAAAVNFASEHALRLVIRGGGHSYQGTSCAPDSLLIWTRRMNALTTHDAFVGAGCDGAADSVPAVSLGAGCLWGPTYDTVTRQHGRYVQGGGCLTVGVAGLIQSGGFGSFSKRYGTAAGSLLEAEVVTADGAIHVVNACQDPELFWGLKGGGGGSLGVVTRVTLQTHGLPEHFGHVSASIAADSDQTFRALIARVVDFYADNLFNEHWGEQLHVVPDRSVVVSMAQAGLDDATVHGIWDPFFAEVRLNGEAIDAAMAEVYRLVPKQDAGAYVSESNYFDTDWRHSYWGSNYARLQAVKKTYDPQGLFFVHNGVGSEQWSADGFTRL
- a CDS encoding metallophosphoesterase; this translates as MATGALPPFDFGQIDFDRVDFVTSDTHFGHARINALAHRPFGSADEMDDELIRRWNTVVGPDDVVLHLGDLALGRIEESVAVTGRLAGQKLLVPGNHDRVSTATQTKRAVERFTPLYQRYGWTILPEIVQGTRHGRVLLASHYPYRGDSQEQERHFSKRPIDRGMPLIHGHTHARDHGPDGTQFHVGVDAFDYAPIPFTLIDAWLARVASNRNVGGS